One window of the Colius striatus isolate bColStr4 chromosome 19, bColStr4.1.hap1, whole genome shotgun sequence genome contains the following:
- the NRARP gene encoding notch-regulated ankyrin repeat-containing protein yields MSQSEVSAVAPPSQRVFQEAVRRGNTKELQSLLQNMTNCEFNVNSFGPEGQTALHQSVIDGNLELVKLLVKFGADIRLANRDGWSALHIAAFGGHQDIVLYLITKAKYSAGAR; encoded by the coding sequence ATGAGCCAGAGCGAGGTGTCGGCGGTCGCGCCGCCGAGCCAGCGAGTCTTCCAGGAGGCGGTGCGGCGCGGCAACACCAAGGAGCTGCAGTCGCTGCTGCAGAACATGACGAACTGCGAGTTCAACGTCAACTCCTTCGGGCCCGAGGGGCAGACGGCGCTGCACCAGTCCGTCATCGACGGCAACCTCGAGCTGGTGAAGCTCCTGGTGAAGTTCGGCGCCGACATCCGCCTGGCCAACCGCGACGGCTGGAGCGCGCTGCATATCGCGGCCTTCGGGGGCCATCAGGACATCGTCCTCTACCTGATCACCAAGGCCAAATACTCCGCCGGCGCCCGGTGA